In Brachypodium distachyon strain Bd21 chromosome 2, Brachypodium_distachyon_v3.0, whole genome shotgun sequence, one genomic interval encodes:
- the LOC100837685 gene encoding probable WRKY transcription factor 65, protein MSGEDGYCSTGTESPRADSVDEQAAADAESPTGGGGPNKRDHPSPSSPLPPPKRSRRSVEKRVVSVPIAECGDRARANGEGPPPPDSWAWRKYGQKPIKGSPYPRGYYRCSSSKGCPARKQVERSRTDPTVLLVTYSFDHNHPWPVPKSSCQPGKSSPRGLTAPKAEPDTPPVDCQPEPLAEPETEPAEATLEQEQDQEQEQEQKPVVGLADPAAITAAAAAEEEESIDYGWFDQYPTWHRTQQYVPAAFDAAPLLPPEEWERELQGEDALFAGLGELPECAIVFGRRRELALAATAPCS, encoded by the exons ATGTCGGGCGAGGACGGGTACTGCAGCACGGGCACGGAGTCGCCGCGGGCGGACTCCGTCGACgagcaggccgccgccgacgcggaATCGCCGACAGGCGGAGGAGGGCCCAATAAGCGCGACCACCcctcgccgtcgtccccgCTGCCACCGCCCAAGCGCAG CCGGAGATCCGTGGAGAAGAGGGTGGTGTCGGTGCCGATTGCCGAGTGCGGCGACAGGGCCAGGGCGAACGGCGagggcccgccgccgccggactcgtGGGCCTGGCGCAAGTACGGCCAGAAGCCCATCAAGGGCTCCCCTTACCCTCG GGGGTACTACCGCTGCAGCAGCTCCAAGGGGTGCCCGGCGAGGAAGCAGGTGGAGCGCAGCCGCACCGACCCCACCGTGCTGCTCGTCACCTACTCCTTCGATCACAACCACCCCTGGCCGGTGCCCAAGAGCAGCTGCCAACCGGGCAAGTCATCTCCCCGGGGGCTCACGGCGCCCAAGGCTGAGCCTGACACGCCGCCCGTGGACTGCCAGCCCGAGCCGCTAGCCGAGCCTGAGACAGAGCCGGCCGAAGCGACGCTGGAGCAAGAGCAGGATCAGGAACAGGAACAGGAGCAGAAGCCCGTCGTCGGTCTGGCCGATCCCGCGGCGATCACGGCGGCTGCGGCagcggaagaggaggagagcatCGACTACGGCTGGTTCGACCAGTACCCGACGTGGCACCGGACGCAGCAGTACGTGCCGGCGGCGTTCGAcgcggcgccgctgctgccgccggaggagtGGGAGCGCGAGCTGCAGGGGGAGGACGCGCTGTTCGCGGGGCTCGGCGAGCTCCCGGAGTGCGCCATCGTGTTCGGCCGCCGGAGGGAGCTCGCCCTGGCTGCCACGGCGCCATGCTCCTGA
- the LOC100837994 gene encoding cellulose synthase A catalytic subunit 4 [UDP-forming], whose product MMESGTHHPCAACGDDARAACRACSYALCRACLDEDAAEGRTVCARCGGEYAAFDTAHGKASAVEEKEEEVEDHHAAEGLRGRVTIASQLSDRQDEVSHARTMSSMSGVGSELNDESGKPIWKNRVDSWKEKKNEKKASAKKAAAKAQVPPVEEQIMDEKDLTDAYEPLSRIIPISKNKLTPYRAVIIMRLVVLGLFFHYRITNPVYSAFGLWLTSVICEIWFGFSWILDQFPKWYPINRETYVDRLIARYGDGEDSGLAPVDFFVSTVDPLKEPPLITANTVLSILAVDYPVEKISCYVSDDGSSMLTFESLAETAEFARRWVPFCKKYSIEPRTPEFYFSQKIDYLKDKIHPSFVKERRAMKRDYEEYKVRINALVAKAQKTPEEGWVMQDGTPWPGNNPRDHPGMIQVFLGETGARDFDGNELPRLVYVSREKRPGYQHHKKAGAMNALVRVSAVLTNAPYILNLDCDHYVNNSKAVREAMCFMMDPSVGRDICYVQFPQRFDGIDRSDRYANRNVVFFDVNMKGLDGIQGPVYVGTGCCFYRQALYGYGPPSLPALPKSSACSWCCCCCPKKKVEKTEKEMHRDSRREDLESAIFNLREIDNYDEYERSMLISQMSFEKSFGQSSVFIESTLMENGGVPESADPSTLIKEAIHVISCGYEEKTEWGKEIGWIYGSVTEDILTGFKMHCRGWRSIYCMPIRPAFKGSAPINLSDRLHQVLRWALGSVEIFLSRHCPLWYGYGGGRLRWLQRLSYINTIVYPFTSLPLVAYCCLPAICLLTGKFIIPILSNAATIYFLGLFTSIILTSVLELRWSGIGIEDWWRNEQFWVIGGVSAHLFAVFQGILKMVIGLDTNFTVTAKAAEDGDFGELYVFKWTTVLIPPTTILVLNLVGVVAGFSDALNSGYESWGPLFGKVFFAMWVIMHLYPFLKGLMGRQNRTPTIVILWSVLLASVFSLLWVKIDPFVSGAETESTGACSSIDC is encoded by the exons ATGATGGAGTCGGGGACCCATCATCCCTGCGCGGCCTGCGGGgacgacgcgcgcgccgcctgccgcgcctGCAGCTACGCGCTCTGCAGGGCGTGCCTCGACGAGGATGCCGCCGAGGGCCGCACCGTCTGTGCACGCTGCGGCGGGGAGTACGCCGCATTCGACACAG CGCATGGCAAGGCGAGCGCcgtggaggagaaggaggaggaggtggaggaccaCCACGCCGCCGAAGGTCTGCGTGGGCGGGTCACCATCGCCAGCCAACTCAGCGATCGCCAG GATGAAGTAAGCCATGCCAGGACCATGAGCAGCATGTCGGGAGTTGGGAGTG AATTAAACGATGAATCTGGGAAGCCCATCTGGAAGAACAGGGTTGATAgctggaaggagaagaagaatgaGAAGAAAGCCTCAGCGAAAAAGGCTGCGGCCAAAGCACAAGTTCCGCCTGTGGAAGAACAGATCATGGATGAAAAGGA TTTGACAGATGCATACGAGCCACTATCTCGAATCATCCCTATATCGAAAAACAAGCTTACACCTTACAGGGCAGTCATCATTATGCGGTTGGTAGTTCTCGGGCTCTTCTTTCACTACCGTATCACCAACCCTGTCTACAGCGCCTTTGGTCTCTGGCTAACTTCAGTGATATGTGAGATCTGGTTCGGTTTCTCTTGGATCTTGGATCAATTCCCCAAGTGGTATCCTATCAATCGAGAGACCTATGTTGATAGGCTGATTGCACG ATATGGAGACGGAGAAGATTCTGGGTTAGCACCTGTGGATTTCTTTGTCAGTACAGTGGATCCATTGAAAGAGCCTCCACTGATCACTGCAAACACTGTGCTGTCCATTCTTGCGGTAGACTATCCTGTTGAGAAGATTTCGTGCTATGTCTCTGACGATGGATCTTCTATGCTGACATTTGAATCACTTGCTGAAACTGCGGAATTTGCAAGGAGATGGGTTCCATTTTGCAAGAAGTACTCCATTGAGCCACGAACCCCTGAGTTCTACTTCTCACAGAAGATTGACTACTTGAAGGACAAAATTCACCCGTCTTTCGTCAAGGAGCGTAGGGCTATGAAG AGGGATTATGAAGAGTACAAGGTGAGGATAAATGCTTTGGTTGCCAAGGCTCAGAAGACACCTGAGGAAGGTTGGGTCATGCAGGATGGGACACCATGGCCTGGGAACAATCCTCGTGACCACCCTGGCATGATTCAG GTTTTCCTTGGTGAGACTGGTGCTCGCGACTTCGATGGAAATGAGCTTCCTCGGCTAGTGTATGTGTCAAGAGAGAAAAGACCAGGATATCAGCACCACAAGAAGGCAGGGGCTATGAATGCTCTG GTCCGAGTGTCTGCTGTTCTGACAAATGCTCCCTACATTCTTAACCTTGACTGTGATCACTATGTTAACAACAGCAAAGCTGTTCGTGAAGCGATGTGCTTCATGATGGACCCTTCTGTTGGTAGAGATATTTGCTATGTCCAATTCCCACAGAGGTTCGATGGCATTGATCGCAGTGATCGTTATGCCAATAGGAACGTCGTGTTCTTCGAT GTTAACATGAAAGGGCTTGATGGCATCCAAGGACCAGTTTATGTGGGAACTGGTTGTTGTTTCTATAGGCAAGCACTCTATGGTTACGGGCCACCATCTTTGCCTGCTCTTCCAAAGTCTTCGGCCTGTTCAtggtgctgctgttgctgtcCCAAGAAAAAGGTTGAAAAAACTGAGAAGGAAATGCACAGAGACTCCCGACGAGAAGACCTTGAGTCTGCCATTTTCAATCTACGGGAAATTGACA ACTATGACGAGTATGAACGGTCCATGCTGATCTCCCAGATGAGCTTCGAGAAGTCGTTTGGGCAGTCTTCAGTATTCATTGAATCAACTCTTATGGAGAACGGGGGTGTTCCTGAGTCTGCAGACCCATCTACACTGATCAAAGAAGCCATCCATGTCATTAGTTGTGGATACGAAGAGAAAACTGAATGGGGAAAAGAG ATTGGTTGGATCTATGGTTCAGTTACAGAGGATATTCTGACTGGGTTTAAGATGCATTGCCGTGGCTGGCGATCCATCTACTGCATGCCGATAAGACCCGCATTCAAGGGGTCAGCCCCAATCAACCTTTCTGATCGTCTGCACCAGGTTCTCCGGTGGGCTCTTGGTTCCGTCGAGATCTTCCTCAGCCGGCACTGCCCGTTGTGGTATGGCTATGGAGGTGGCCGTCTGAGATGGCTCCAGAGGCTGTCGTACATCAACACCATCGTCTACCCGTTcacctctcttcctctcgTTGCATACTGCTGCCTGCCCGCCATTTGCTTGCTCACCGGCAAATTCATCATTCCGATA CTCTCAAATGCTGCAACAATATACTTTCTTGGCCTCTTCACCTCCATCATCCTGACAAGTGTGCTGGAGCTGCGGTGGAGTGGCATTGGCATCGAGGACTGGTGGCGCAACGAGCAGTTCTGGGTCATTGGTGGCGTTTCTGCTCACCTGTTCGCCGTGTTCCAGGGTATCCTGAAGATGGTGATCGGGCTGGACACCAACTTCACGGTCACGGCCAAGGCAGCAGAGGACGGCGATTTCGGTGAGCTGTATGTGTTCAAGTGGACAACGGTGCTAATCCCACCGACAACCATCCTGGTGCTCAACCTTGTCGGCGTGGTGGCCGGGTTCTCTGACGCACTCAACAGTGGATACGAGTCATGGGGTCCACTATTCGGCAAGGTGTTCTTCGCCATGTGGGTGATTATGCACCTGTACCCGTTCCTCAAGGGTCTCATGGGCCGCCAGAACCGGACACCCACCATCGTCATACTCTGGTCTGTCCTGCTGGCCTCAGTCTTCTCCCTGCTCTGGGTCAAGATCGACCCCTTCGTCAGCGGTGCCGAGACTGAGAGCACCGGGGCCTGCAGCTCCATCGACTGCTGA
- the LOC100823755 gene encoding receptor-like protein 51 produces MAAPTLFTSRLLLLMVTVAFALPGAGAAQLDPQQLLALRALGLAAHRAGDPCNDDAAGAPVAASCDSGKPFRRVTSLTLTNCSDTTSVSPAALDALAPSLRALAFTDCPAVPPRLLPPEQLAAGLLAFSCKSSLARLPLVWLSRLASLTELAITDTPLATGSSTSELAVLISHMSNLTTLTLSHANISGALPHHWHCANLARLDLSGNRFTGAIPDAVTLLGGITSLNLSSNALNGSIPARIGDLISLAALDLSNNSLSGGIPDTLSTLPELQVLNLGSNRLNGSIPRFLSGMKGLKEINLEGNNLDGVVPFGAGFLAKLRVFRAAGNSKLCYNTSVLTAAVAVGVAPCDKYGFPVTPPPATAQSEKSTDYDDGGGESDGNGEDSRGGPSAAVLGLAIGLSCLAFAVILVVCLCKVCR; encoded by the coding sequence ATGGCTGCCCCCACCCTCTTCACCtctcgcctcctccttctcatGGTCACCGTCGCCTTCGcgctccccggcgccggcgccgcccagcTAGATCCGCAGCAGCTGCTGGCACTCCGTGCCCTGGGCCTGGCCGCGCACCGCGCGGGCGACCCCTGCAACGACGACGCGGCGGGCGCCCCCGTGGCCGCGTCCTGCGACTCCGGGAAGCCGTTCCGTCGCGTGACATCCCTAACGCTCACCAACTGCTCCGACACCACTTCCGTCTCCCCCGCGGCGCTGGACGCGCTCGCGCCGTCCCTCCGCGCGCTGGCCTTCACGGACTGCCCGGCAGTcccgccgcgcctcctcccgccaGAGCAGCTCGCTGCGGGGCTCCTGGCCTTCTCCTGCAAGTCCTCGCTCGCCCGCCTCCCCCTCGTCTGGCTCTCCCGCCTCGCCAGCCTCACGGAGCTCGCAATCACCGACACGCCGCTCGCCACGGGCTCCTCGACGTCCGAGCTCGCGGTGCTCATCTCCCACATGAGCAACCTCACCACTCTCACCCTCTCCCACGCCAACATCTCCGGCGCCCTCCCGCACCACTGGCACTGCGCCAACCTCGCGCGCCTCGACCTCTCGGGAAACCGCTTCACGGGAGCCATCCCGGACGCCGTCACCCTCCTCGGCGGCATCACCAGCCTCAACCTCAGCTCCAACGCGCTCAACGGCTCCATCCCGGCCCGCATCGGCGACCTCATCTCGCTCGCGGCCCTCGACCTCTCCAACAACTCGCTCTCCGGCGGCATCCCGGACACGCTCTCCACGCTCCCCGAGCTCCAGGTGCTCAACCTGGGATCCAACCGGCTCAACGGGAGCATACCGCGGTTCTTGTCCGGGATGAAGGGGCTGAAGGAGATTAATCTGGAGGGCAACAACTTGGACGGCGTGGTGCCGTTCGGGGCCGGGTTCTTGGCGAAGCTCAGGGTGTTCAGGGCCGCCGGGAACAGCAAGCTGTGCTACAACACGTCGGTGCTCACGGCTGCGGTTGCTGTCGGGGTGGCGCCCTGTGATAAGTACGGGTTCCCCGTcacgccgcctccggccacGGCGCAGTCGGAGAAGAGCACGGACTacgatgacggcggcggcgaatcgGACGGCAACGGCGAAGATTCTCGTGGCGGGCCCAGCGCCGCGGTTCTCGGGCTGGCCATTGGGCTGTCCTGTTTGGCGTTTGCCGTCATCTTGGTCGTCTGCCTCTGCAAGGTGTGCAGATGA